Proteins found in one Balaenoptera musculus isolate JJ_BM4_2016_0621 chromosome 4, mBalMus1.pri.v3, whole genome shotgun sequence genomic segment:
- the LOC118894996 gene encoding 60S ribosomal protein L7a-like, with protein MGVPYCIIKGKARLGRLVHRKTCTTVAFTQVNSEDKGALAKLVEAIRTNYNDRYDEIRRHWGGNVLGPKSVARITKLEKAKAKELATKLG; from the coding sequence ATGGGGGTCCCCTACTGCATCATCAAGGGCAAGGCCAGGCTGGGGCGTCTGGTCCACAGGAAGACCTGCACCACCGTGGCCTTCACACAAGTCAACTCGGAAGACAAAGGTGCTCTGGCTAAGCTGGTGGAAGCCATCAGGACCAATTACAACGACAGATATGATGAGATCCGCCGTCACTGGGGAGGCAACGTCCTGGGTCCCAAATCAGTGGCTCGCATCAccaagctggaaaaggcaaaggccAAAGAACTGGCCACCAAACTGGGCTAA